The following DNA comes from Rhodanobacter sp. AS-Z3.
GCTGTGCCAGCGCAGCAAGGCTTTTTCAAGCGCAGGCGTCGGCTCCAGAGGACCGGCATCGTCTTTGTTGGGTGAGAGCGTGTAAGACGAAGTGATCGGAGGTGCGGCCTGCAATGACTCGACCAATTCGCGCAGACCCGGCTGATTGTCAAACACGCGCCGGGTCAATGCCTGCTCACCGTGGGCGGCAACTTCGCGCATGAATTCGACCAGCTCCGCCAACGCCGGGTCGCGCATGGCCGTCAGACGATGTACCCAGAACCGCGCGCGCTCACGTGCCTGCACATGGTCGCCCTGGGAAATCAGCAAGGTGATTTCAAGGTGCGCCAGCGAGGGTGACTGCGGATCGGCGCGTTGCGCCTCGCCGAACATTTGCCATGCGGCAGCGTAGTCGCCGGCATCGGCACGCATGGTGCTGGTGCGTTGCAAGGCCGCCGAACGCATGCGCTGGTCACCGCCACTTATCGCCCGACTGAGCAACTGGGCTTTCTTGCGCGGTTTGTGCAGCTCGGTGTAGGCATCGAGCAGCATGTCGAACAGCTCCTCATGCTCGGCGCGGATGTCCGTATCGTGGACAAACCACGGCTCAAGCAGGGTACAAGTGTCCTTGGCACGACCGTCGGCATTCATCTGCCAGGCGGCATCGAACATCTGGTCCATCGATACATGACTACCGGCCAGTTCCGCCCAGCGGCGCTTTGGCAAACTATCCAGCACCATCGGCAGCGGATTCATGTCCAACGGCGGCATGTTCTGCTCGATCTCCAGGCAGCACTGTTTGTATTTGCGCAGGGAGCCACACGAACACGGATCGTTACGGCCGGGCACCGACAACATACCCGGCGCATAACGCGCTGCCGGGTGCGGAGTCCGTCGCCAGAGCTGACGCGACATGCAGGAAACCAGGGGCCAGGTCAGCGTGTCATCGCGAAGATCCGCAGGCAGCCGGGCATGCTTCGTCCTCAGCCGCTCAACGTAGTCCTGGTAACCCACCTCGTGCGCAATCAACGTCGCGCAGTATTGCCAGATTTCATCGAGCGCCTGCGAGAAGGCCGCCCGTGGTGTATTCGCATTCATCGCATGATTATCTCTGGAAGAGTGCGTGCGGCTGCCGAACAGATCCACAATCCAAAAAAAACCCCGCCGAAGCGGGGTTTTTCATGTTGCAAAGGCTCTTGCTGAGCAGCACGGTCATGACTGACCGTTCTTGATACTCGCCATCAGGTGTGATGACGAGTATCAGCCACTTAGAAGTCCATACCGCCCATGCCACCCATGCCGCCGCCCATGCCGCCGCCGCCATGGCTATGGCCTTCGTCCTTCTTCGGCGCTTCAGCAACAATCGCCTCGGTGGTGATCGCCAGACCGGCAACCGACGCGGCGTGCTGCAGAGCCGAACGGGTCACCTTGGTCGGATCCAGGATACCCATTTCGATCATGTCGCCGTACTCACCGGTCGCCGCGTTGTAGCCGAAGTTGCCCTTGCCTTCCTTGACCTTGTTCAGCACCACGGACGGCTCTTCACCGGCATTGGCGACGATCGCACGCAGCGGCGCTTCAAGCGCACGGCGGGTGATCGCAATGCCCAGGTCCTGATCGGTGTTGTCGCCCTTCAGGCCTTCGACCGCCTTCAGTGCGCGGATCAGCGCCACGCCACCGCCGGGCACCACGCCTTCTTCGACCGCTGCGCGCGTAGCGTGCAGGGCGTCTTCAACGCGGGCCTTCTTTTCCTTCATTTCGATCTCGGTGCTGGCACCAACCTTGATGACGGCAACACCGCCAGCCAACTTGGCCACCCGCTCCTGCAGCTTCTCGCGGTCATAGTCGGACGAGGTCTCTTCGATCTGCGCCTTGATCTGTCCGATACGCGACTGGATCTTCTCTGCTTCACCGGCACCATCAATGATGGTGGTGTTTTCCTTGGTGATGACGATGCGCTTGGCGCGACCCAGATCGGCGATCGTGGTCTTCTCCAGCGACAAGCCCACTTCCTCGGACACCACCTGGCCGTTGGTCAGCACGGCGATGTCTTCCAGAATCGCCTTGCGACGATCACCGAAGCCCGGCGCCTTGACGGCAGCAACCTTGACGATGCCGCGGATGGTATTGACCACCAGGGTGGCCAGCGCCTCGCCTTCGACTTCCTCGGCGACGATCAGCAGCGGCTTGCCCGCCTTGGCAACCGCTTCCAGCACCGGCAGCAACTCGCGGACGTTGGAGACCTTCTTGTCGTGGATCAGGATGTACGGGTCATCCAGCTCGACCTGCTGGCTCTGCTGGTTGTTGATGAAGTACGGCGACAGGTAGCCGCGATCGAACTGCATGCCCTCGACCACATCGAGCTCGTTGTCCAGGCCCGAGCCTTCTTCAACCGTGATCACGCCTTCCTTGCCGACCTTCTTCATTGCGGTGGCAATGATGTCGCCGATATTGGTATCGGAGTTGGCCGAGATCGTACCGACCTGGGCGATTTCCTTGTCGTTCGCGGTCGGGTTGGACAGCTTCTTGAGCTCGCCGACGGCAGCCGAGACGGCCTTGTCGATGCCGCGCTTCAGATCCATCGGGTTCATGCCGGCTGCAACAGCCTTCATGCCTTCCTGGATGAACGCCTGCGCCAGCACAGTCGCGGTGGTGGTGCCGTCGCCAGCGACGTCGGAGGTCTTGGAAGCGGCTTCCTTGACGATCTGCGCGCCAAGGTTCTCGTACTTGTCAGCCAGCTCGATTTCCTTGGCGACGGAGACGCCGTCCTTGGTAATCGTCGGGGCGCCGAAGCTCTTCTCGAGCACGACATTGCGGCCCTTGGGACCGAGGGTGACCTTGACGGCATTGGCGAGGGTGTTGACACCCTTCAGCATGCGGGCGCGGGCGTCTTCGCCGAAACGGACTTCTTTAGCAGACATAATTTTTTTGCCTCAAAAAAATTGAATAAGAATGGGAGGTGTCGCGAAAGAACTAAAAGAAGGAGCCAACGGCGACTGGCGTGCGCGGTTTGTACCTTTACTCGCGCTCAACCAACCCGAGCCCCAACGAATCAGCCTTCGATCACAGCCACGATGTCGTCTTCCTTCAGGAACACGAGGTCTTCGCCGTCGATCTTGATTTCCTGGCCGGCGTACTTGCCGAACAGCACGGTGTCGCCAGCCTTCAACGACATCGGGCGGATCTTGCCATCGGCCATGATCAGGCCGGTACCGGCAGCAACGACCTTGCCGCGGGTCGGCTTTTCGGTGGCGCTGTCGGGGATGACGATGCCGCCGGCGGAGACGCGCTCTTCTTCGAGGCGCTTGACGATGACGCGATCATGCAACGGACGCAATGTGCTCATGGAGGACTCCAATTGGTTCAACTGGTTGATGGACAAGGCTTTCAGAACCCGGACCGGCAGTTCTGTTAGCACTCGATGGTAATGAGTGCCAATTTTACGCAGATAGCATCCCGCAGCAAGATGTTTGTTACGCGGGGATGCCACAGACATTGGGCAACACCCGCCCTCTTTCAAGGGTGCGCCGGCGAATCGGCGATGTGCCCGGCAGACCACCTCGGCTACGCTGAAAGCATGAATACCACCGATCCCGCCGCTGTTCTGCTCTGCTATTGCAGCTGTCCCGACGAGGCCACGGCCCGGCAACTTGCCGAAACCCTGGTCGGCGAACGGCTTGCCGCCTGCGTCAACCAGTTGCCCGGCGTGCGCTCGACCTATCGGTGGCAAGGCGAGCTCACCACTGACAGTGAAGTATTGTTGCTGATCAAGACCACCGCCGCGCGACTGCCCGCGTTACGGTCTCGCGTACTCGAACTGCATCGGTACGCGTTGCCCGAATTGATCGCCGTGCCGGTGACATGTGGCCACGAGGCCTATCTGCAATGGGTGCGCGACGGCGTGGAATGAACGAACAACCGGGCGTGGCAAAGTGAAGCGCCGCGACGGTCGGACTCCGGATACTGGGCCATAATGCCGGCCTGTTCGGTTTCACCAGCGTCACCGCCACCGGAGTCATGATGCGATCGTTATTTGTCGGCCCCCTCGCCGCTCGCCTGTTGATCTGGCTGGGCCTGCTGCTCGGCGCATGGCCCGCGCTGGCCCAGAACACGGCCGAACTGCTACCGGTGACCGAGGCTTACCAGCTCCGCACCGATGCCTCGACGCCGGGCGTGCTGAAGCTGCACTGGACGATTGCGCCGGACTATTACCTTTATCGCGGCCGGATGAAGTTCAAGGCGGGCGACGGCGTCACTCTGGGCGAGGCCCAATTGCCTGACGGCGAGAAGCATCACGACGAATACCTGGGTGACGTGGAGACCTACCACCACGGCGTCGACGCCAGCATTCCGTATACCGTCGCTGCCGGCACCAACCGACTGCAACTGAGCGTGCAATATCAGGGCTGCCACGAAGTCGATCCGAAGATCTGCTATCCACCGCATACCGAGAAGCTAGACCTGCCAGTGCCGGCAGCCGCTGGCGAGGTGCCGCCGAGTGCCGGCGGCACCAACACCGCGCTAGGTGTCGCACTGAGCAAGCTCGGCGCCAGCGCGACCGGCGCCAACACCGGCGCCGCCCTGCCCGAGGCGCAGGCGTTTCGTCTCGAAGCACTGATGCAGGGGCCACAAAAGCTGCTGCTGCGCTGGACGATGCCGAAGGGTTATTACCTGTATCGCGACCAGACCTCGCTGAAACTACTCGATGCCGGCGGGGTTTCGCTGCAGCCAGATTGGCCCGCGGGCACGACGCATCACGACGAGCATTACGGTCAGGTCACCGTGTATTTCGACCAGGTCGAACTACCCCTAACGCTGCAGGGCGATCTGGCCGGCCATCAGCAGATCGATCTGCAGGCGAGCTTTCAGGGTTGTCAGGACGGCGGACTGTGCTATCCGTTGATGACGCGCACGCTGCATCTCGATCTGGCCAGCAGCACACCAGCCGTCGCCGCGGTGGCTCCGGAGATGCCGCCAGCCACAATCGCCGGCGGTCCACTGCAAGTCAGCCTGGCGCTCGCGCTGCTGCTCGCGCTCGGTGGCGGGCTGGTGTTGAACCTGATGCCGTGCGTACTCCCGGTGCTGTCCATCAAGGCGGTCAGCGTACTGGAAAGCGGCGAAAGCCATGCCGTCGCGCGCCGCCACGCATTGTTCTACACCGCTGGCGTGCTGTGCAGTTTCGCTGCGTTGGGCCTGGGCATTCTGGCTTTGCGCACGGCCGGTCATGCGATGGGCTGGGGTTCGCAACTGCAGCAGCCGCTGGTGGTCGGCGTGCTGGCCTGCCTGATGCTGGCGGTCGGCTTGTCGATGTCGGGCGTAGTGCAGTTCGGCGCCTCGCTGGGCAACACCGGTGCCAGCCTTGCCACCCGCTCCGGGCCGGCCGGCGACTTCTTCACCGGCGTGCTTGCCGTCGTCGTGGCCAGTCCTTGCACTGCGCCGTTCATGGGCAGCGCGCTGGCTTATGCGTTTGCCGCACCGGTGGTCTCCGCCTTGCTGGTGTTCCTCATGCTCGGCGTCGGCCTGGCGCTGCCATTCCTGCTGATCGGCTTCGTGCCGGCGCTGGCGCGTCTGCTGCCACGACCGGGCCGCTGGATGGAAACGCTGAAGCAGGTGCTGGCGTTCCCGATGTACCTCACCGCGGTATGGCTGGTGTGGGTATTGGCCAACCAGCGCGGCGCCGATGCGGTTGGCCTGGTGCTGGTGGCGATGGTGTTGTTGGCGATGACGTTGTGGTGGTTTGAACGCAGTCGCTCGCGCGGCGCGGTCAGCAAGTTTGCGGTGATCGTGCTGGCCATGGCCACGGTGGTGCCGATGGCGCTGCTTGCCCACGTGCGGCCAACGGCCAGTGTGGCTGCGAGCGTCGATGGGGTGGTCGCCTACAGCCCGGAAAAACTTGCCAGCCTGCGCGCCGCCGGCACGCCGGTGTTCGTCGACATGACCGCCGACTGGTGCGTCACCTGCAAAGCCAACGAGCACACCGTGCTGAACACCGATGCCTTCCATGACCTGCTCCAGCGTACTGGCGCGGTTTACATGAAAGGCGACTGGACCGACGTCAACCCGACCATCAGCGCGTTCCTGCAGCAATACAACTCGCCCGGCGTGCCGTTGTACGTGGTCTTCCCGAAGAACGGCGGACCCGGCCGGCAGCTGTCCACCGTGCTGACTCGCTCGATGGTGGACCAAGCGATCACTGAAGCCGCACGCTGATGCTCAGTCGCAGCAACTGGACCATCCTCGGCTTGGCGGTGCTGGCCGCCGCCGTGGGCGGCTACGTGCAGCATCGGCTGCAGAACGTTACCGCCGCACCCGACGACAGCGTGATGGCCTCGAGCGTCATCGGCCAGCCGCTGCCGGCGCTGAGCCTGCCCGATCTGGACGGCAAGCTGCATCGCCTCAGCGACTATCGCGGGCACCGCGTACTGATCAATTTCTGGGCCAGCTGGTGTCTGCCCTGCCTGCAGGAGATGCCGGCGCTGGTGAAAGTCCAGCAAAATTTCGGCGATCATGGTCCCATCGTGGTGGGAATTGCGATGGACGAGCCGGTTCACGTTCGTGCCTTTTTGGCCGTACATCCGGTTAATTACCCGATCTTGGTGGGCAAGCGTGACGCACCAAGTACCTCGCTTATCCTGGGGAATAGGCGGCAAAACCTTCCTTACAGCGTCCTTGTCGGCGACGATGGGCGCATCTTGGCTACACACGAAGGCGCCATGACGCTGGAACAGATGGCTTCGTGGCTATCGCCTTGAGCGGCAGCGCGAGGGACGGCAGCCAGCATACGGCTACGCACGGAAACCCCATCACTTCTCCGTCAAACATCGTCGATCTGCAGCGAACTGGACAAGTTTACGGACTACGCGCAAACTTCGCCCGGTTCCGGAATCTCCGAACGCGACCTGGACAACGACGTTGGCGAAAATTCTGGTCCTGCATGGACCCAACCTCAATTTGCTGGGTGCGCGTGAGCCGGAAATCTACGGACACGAGACGCTGGCCGACATCAACCAGCAACTGGTCGAACGCGCGCAAGCTGCGGGCCACGCGCTGGACTGGTTTCAGTCCAACGCCGAGCACGAACTGATCGGCCGGGTGCACCAGGGTCGCGACGACGGCACAGCGATGATTCTGTGCAACGCCGGCGCCTTCACGCATACCAGCATCGCGCTGCGCGACGCGTTCGCGGCGGTGGCGATCCCGTTTATTGAGGTGCACCTGTCCAACGTATTTTCGCGCGAGCCATTCCGCCACCACTCCCATCTTTCCGACATCGCGCTCGGCGTGATTTGCGGTTTCGGCAGCAACAGTTACCGGCTGGCATTGGACGCCGCCATGCAACGACTCCAGGCCACGGGCCCAGGCTGACCGCTGCCGACCAGACACTGTTCCTTTCCAGCTACTTCACGTGGCATGACTGACCAAAGGCTGATCCGATGGATTTGCGCAAAATCAAGAAACTGATCGACTTGCTCGAGGAATCCAACCTCGCCGAACTGGAGATCAAGGAGGGCGAAGAAGTGGTTCGCCTGTCGCGCGTGCCGAAGAACACCGCACCTGTCGCCGCTGCACCCATGATTGCCGCCGCACCCGTCGCGGCGGCTGCTCCGGCCGCCGTCGCACCGGTCGTGGCCGAGGCACCGTCCGCGCCAGCACTGCCGGCAGGTACCGTGATCAAGGCGCCGATGGTTGGCACTTTCTACGCTTCCGCCAGTCCGGGCACGCCGCCTTTCGTCAAGGTCGGTCAGCAGGTCAAGGCCGGCGAGACGCTCGGCGTGATCGAGGCGATGAAGATGTTCAACCAGATCGAGGCTGACGTCGCCGGCACCGTGCAGGCGATCCTGGTCGAGAACGGCCAGCCGGTGGAATTCGACGAACCCATGTTCGTGATTGCCTGAGGCCGCCGGGATGCTTGAGAAAGTCGTCATCGCCAATCGCGGCGAAATTGCGCTGCGGATCCTGCGCGCCTGCCACAGTCTGGGGATCAAGACCGTGGCGGTGCACTCCACCGTCGACCGCAACCTCAAACACGTTGGCCTCGCCGACGAGTCGATCTGCATCGGCCCCGGGCCGTCGGTCGACAGCTATCTCAATATCCCGCGGATCATTGCCGCGGCCGAGATCACCGACGCCCAGGCCATCCACCCCGGCTACGGCTTCCTGTCCGAGCGCGCCGATTTCGCCGAGCAGGTCGAGCAGTCCGGCTTCATCTTCATCGGACCGACGGCCGACGTGATCCGCCTGATGGGCGACAAGGTCGAAGCAATCCGTGCGATGAAGGCCGCCGGCGTGCCGTGCGTGCCGGGCTCAGGCGGGCCGCTCGGCGAAGACGTCGATGCCAACATCAAGATCGCTCGCGAGATCGGCTATCCGGTGATCATCAAGGCCGCCGGCGGCGGCGGCGGTCGCGGCATGCGCGTAGTGCGCACCGAGGCGCATCTGGGCAACTCCATCGTGATGACCAAGCAGGAAGCCAAGGCGGCTTTCGGCAACGACGTCGTCTATATGGAGAAATTCCTGGAAAACCCCCGCCACGTGGAAGTCCAGGTGCTGGCCGACGGTCAGGGCAATGCGATCCATCTGGGAGAGCGCGACTGCTCGATGCAGCGTCGCCATCAGAAAGTGGTCGAGGAAGCCCCCGCCCCCGGCATCACGCCGGAACTGCGTGCCGAGATCGGCAAGGTCTGCGTGGATGCCTGCATCCGCATCGGCTATCGCGGCGCCGGCACCTTCGAATTCCTGTTCGAGAATGGCCGTTTTTACTTCATCGAAATGAACACCCGCATCCAGGTCGAGCATCCGGTGACCGAGTTCATCACCGGTGTCGACCTGGTACGCGAGCAACTGCTGATCGCCGGCGGCGAGAAGCTGTCGATCAAGCAGGAAGACATCGTGATCCGCGGCCACTCAATCGAATGCCGCATCAACGCCGAAGACCCCGATACCTTCATGCCCAGCCCGGGTACGGTGAAGCGTTTCGAAGCCCCCGGCGGGCCCGGTGTGCGGGTTGATACGCACCTGTACGACGGCTACCGCATCCCGCCAAACTACGACTCGATGATCGGCAAGCTGATCGTGCACGGCCCGGACCGCGCGACGGCCATCGCGCGCATGCGCCTTGCGCTGGCCGAGACCGTGATTGAAGGGGTGAAATGCAACATCCCGCTGCAGCAGCGGATCATGGCCGACGTCGGTTTCCAGCACGGTGGACAAAACATCCACTATCTGGAAAAGCGCATGGCCGAACAGAAAGAGAAGGCCGCCACCGGCGTCTGACCCACCGCAGTAGCGCGCTCTGTGCGCGATGCTCTTCAGTCACGTGACGAAAAGCATCGCGCACGGGTGCGCTCCTGCCGCCATCGAATGACATCCATGCCTTTTCTCGAACTCTCGCTGATCGTCCGTCTCGAACACCAACCCGGTGCGGAAGAAGCACTGGAGGATCTTGGTGCGCTGTCGATCACCTTGCGCGACGCCGACGCCGAGACGCCTGACGAGCAGGCGATCTTCGAGCCGGGTGTGGGTGAGCTGCCATTGTGGCCGACGATCACGCTGAATGCGTTGTTCGAGGAGGGCGCCGACCGGCGTGGCTTGAGTGCCGCGCTGGGCGAACTGCTGCCATGGCTGGAACCGGATCAACTGAGCTTCACCGACGTCGCCGACCAGAACTGGGAACGTGCGTGGATGGACCAGTTTAAGCCGATGCCGTTCGGCCGCCGGCTGTGGATTTATCCGTGGAACATCGAACCACCCAGCGATGGAGACATCGTCGTGGTTCGGCTCGATCCCGGCCTCGCCTTCGGCAGCGGCACCCATCCCACCACCGCGCTGTGCCTGGAATGGCTCGACGGGCTGGAGCTCAGCGGCAAGACGGTCACCGATTACGGTTGCGGCTCCGGCATCCTGGCGATCGCCGCACTCAAGCTTGGTGCGATCAGCGCCGTCGGCGTCGACAACGACCCGCAGGCACTCACCGCCTCGGCCGACAATGCCGAGCGCAACGGCGTGGACAGCCAGCTCGCGGTGTTCCTGCCGCAGGATGTCGAGGCAGCAGCGGCCGATATCTTCATCGCCAACATTCTCGCTGGCCCGCTGAGTGAGCTGGCGCCGACCTTCGCTGCCGCCGCGAAGCCCGGTGCGCCGTTCGCGATTTCGGGCATTCTCGCGGGTCAGCAGGACGAGCTGCTGCAGCGTTACGCCGAGTGGTTCGAGGATTTGCGCGTGGACACCCGTGAGGATTGGGTGCGCATCAGTGGGCGTCGACGCCGCTGATCTGACGGCACGGCGAGCTTGAGGGCACGACCAGCCTGCTAAGCTTGGCCGATACCGATTCCAAGCGGCCCGCATGTATACCCAATGCCCCGAATGCCTGTCCGTGTTTTCACTGGATGCGCAGACTATTGCCAAGGCGAACGGCCATGTCGCGTGCAGTCATTGCGCCGCCAGCTTTGACAGTCTCGCCACGCTTACCGAGCAACTACCGCCGGAGCCCTTCGTCGAGTTGCTGCTGAACGAACCGGCGCTCGAACCCCCACTGCTGGATCTGGTGGTCTATCGGCCAAAGCCTGAAGTTCCCGCCGTCGTCGAGTTGCCCGCGATCGCACCACCTGCGATGCCTTCAGAAGATTTCTCGCAACTGGTTTTTGCACCGCGCTTTGCACAAAAAACCAGGACTCCGCCACCAGCCAAGTCAGCGCTGGGGCGGCAGCGGCGCTCAAGCAACGACAAGAGCTGGCCGTGGATGGTGGCCTGCGGCGTATTGACGCTGTTGCTTGCCGGCCAATTGGGCTGGGCCAAACGCGTCGACCTGATTCGCGATCCCCTCGTGGGCAGCTGGCTGCGCAGCACCTGCGCCACCCTCGGTTGCCGACTGCCACTGGTTGCCGCGCCTAAACGCCTGCGGCTGATAGCCAGCAACGTACAGGCCCACCCGAGCGTACCCAACGCCTTGATGATCAGCGCCAGCGTGAGCAACGATGCGGCGTTCGCGCAGCCTTATCCCGTGCTGACCATCACCTTGTCGAACGCGCAGGGTCAGCGCATCGCCATGCGCCGACTGCAGCCGGAGGAATACCTGGATGACACCGCGATCCTGCGGGCAGGCCTGCCGTCTGGCAGCAGCGCGGTGCTGCTGCTGGAAGTGGAAGATCCAGGCAAGAACGCTGTCGCGTTCGAGATCAGCTTCGAATGACACCACCGGCGGTACTTAAAATTATTCGTCCGCACGGGTAGACTCGACCATTCGCGCTCGCATGCAGCAACCGCATGTCAGAGTCGCCACGCAACCAACGTCTCATCCATAACCATTCGCGACGGCCCAAGCAGCCGTCGCTTCGTACGCGAGGGGAAATGTCCGTGAATGCCGTAAGACTGCCTGCTGATGAGTCCACCAAAATGGCCTCATCGCAGAACGCAGGCGCCCCTGTCTCCAGCCTGCATGGCCAGAGCGCGCTGAGTGAATGCGTCACCCGCACGGTGCGCCGCTACCTGGCCGACATCGGCGACACCGAGTGTGCCGAAGGCCTGCACGCACTGGTGTTGCGCGAGGTGGAAACGCCGATGCTGCGCGAAGTCTTGGCATTCCATGACGGCAACCAGAGTCGGGCCGCAAGCGCGCTGGGCATCAATCGCGCCACCTTGCGCAAGAAGCTGGCCGCACACGGCCTGCTGTAACTCGCACCGATAAAAAGCCGACCGGCGTTTGGCCGGCTATAATGACCGGCTTTCCCCCAACGGAAACCCGCTCATGCCTGCTCCCCAGCTCGTCCCGGTTCGTCGCGCC
Coding sequences within:
- the prmA gene encoding 50S ribosomal protein L11 methyltransferase, giving the protein MPFLELSLIVRLEHQPGAEEALEDLGALSITLRDADAETPDEQAIFEPGVGELPLWPTITLNALFEEGADRRGLSAALGELLPWLEPDQLSFTDVADQNWERAWMDQFKPMPFGRRLWIYPWNIEPPSDGDIVVVRLDPGLAFGSGTHPTTALCLEWLDGLELSGKTVTDYGCGSGILAIAALKLGAISAVGVDNDPQALTASADNAERNGVDSQLAVFLPQDVEAAAADIFIANILAGPLSELAPTFAAAAKPGAPFAISGILAGQQDELLQRYAEWFEDLRVDTREDWVRISGRRRR
- a CDS encoding zinc-ribbon and DUF3426 domain-containing protein, translated to MYTQCPECLSVFSLDAQTIAKANGHVACSHCAASFDSLATLTEQLPPEPFVELLLNEPALEPPLLDLVVYRPKPEVPAVVELPAIAPPAMPSEDFSQLVFAPRFAQKTRTPPPAKSALGRQRRSSNDKSWPWMVACGVLTLLLAGQLGWAKRVDLIRDPLVGSWLRSTCATLGCRLPLVAAPKRLRLIASNVQAHPSVPNALMISASVSNDAAFAQPYPVLTITLSNAQGQRIAMRRLQPEEYLDDTAILRAGLPSGSSAVLLLEVEDPGKNAVAFEISFE
- a CDS encoding helix-turn-helix domain-containing protein gives rise to the protein MASSQNAGAPVSSLHGQSALSECVTRTVRRYLADIGDTECAEGLHALVLREVETPMLREVLAFHDGNQSRAASALGINRATLRKKLAAHGLL